The following proteins are co-located in the Roseovarius arcticus genome:
- a CDS encoding ABC transporter substrate-binding protein: protein MDFYPRETRPKADTEEIMNLFNKRARKAFLPALALAAASIAAPAVADSNEPIKIPIKNWSSQIVMAHVIGGMFESQGNTVEYVPVDNQAAFEAIRNGDLTIGHEVWQATHQNAFYNAMEQGGLIDAGTHAAETLEEMGVPNWVIEQDLCPGLPNWEALKNCQEVFATPDSGGKGRWLEGPLSWHGDVMPNRLEGLGLDDTWMVKFAGTGDALWVELDAAEREGRGTIIFNWTPNFTDASGFTFIEFPPYFDGCRIADGGDMSTTGCGSPRGWLKKAANYKFPKSHPKAYTAFSKVSFTTPQIGQMAALVDVDKMTHEDAAKKWLADNEEVWKPWTESSLP, encoded by the coding sequence GTGGATTTCTATCCCCGCGAAACAAGGCCAAAGGCCGACACGGAGGAAATAATGAATTTATTTAATAAAAGGGCCAGAAAGGCATTTTTGCCCGCGCTTGCCCTGGCTGCCGCGAGCATAGCTGCGCCTGCTGTCGCAGACAGCAATGAGCCGATCAAGATCCCGATTAAGAATTGGTCCAGCCAAATCGTTATGGCGCATGTCATCGGCGGCATGTTTGAAAGCCAGGGAAACACTGTTGAATACGTTCCTGTCGACAATCAAGCAGCTTTTGAGGCCATTCGAAACGGCGATCTAACAATCGGTCACGAAGTCTGGCAGGCGACGCATCAGAATGCCTTTTACAACGCGATGGAGCAAGGCGGACTGATCGACGCGGGGACCCATGCGGCGGAAACCCTCGAAGAAATGGGCGTGCCAAATTGGGTCATCGAACAGGATCTCTGCCCAGGTTTACCTAACTGGGAAGCTTTGAAAAATTGTCAGGAAGTCTTTGCGACGCCAGATTCTGGCGGCAAGGGGCGTTGGCTAGAAGGGCCTCTCAGCTGGCACGGCGACGTGATGCCGAACCGTCTGGAGGGTCTGGGTCTGGACGACACGTGGATGGTGAAGTTCGCAGGCACCGGTGATGCACTTTGGGTCGAACTGGATGCAGCCGAGCGCGAAGGCCGGGGAACTATCATCTTTAACTGGACACCCAACTTCACCGATGCGTCGGGCTTTACCTTTATCGAATTCCCCCCTTACTTCGATGGGTGCAGGATTGCTGATGGCGGCGATATGTCGACGACTGGCTGCGGATCTCCGCGCGGGTGGCTGAAGAAAGCTGCCAATTATAAGTTCCCGAAGTCGCATCCAAAGGCGTATACCGCATTCTCAAAGGTGTCATTCACGACCCCTCAAATTGGCCAAATGGCTGCCTTGGTAGATGTCGACAAAATGACGCATGAAGATGCCGCCAAAAAATGGCTGGCGGACAATGAAGAGGTCTGGAAACCCTGGACCGAGTCATCGCTACCGTAA
- a CDS encoding quaternary amine ABC transporter ATP-binding protein produces MQDTSNIKRRALPLQEEAKDSAGVAVRCEGVFKVFGKNAAKLIGQAKGNIDAETAQAVGCVVGVNNATFDVFEGELLVIMGLSGSGKSTLLRCISRLTRATAGKIIVDGQDLLSMTSKQLIELRRNKMGMVFQNFGLLPHKTVLENIAFPLQVKGKTTKASITRAMEMVQLVGLHGRENYFPRQLSGGQQQRVGIARSLAIEPDIWFLDEPFSALDPLIRKEMQDEFLRLQQVLSKTILFVTHDFDEALRLADRIAIMKHGVIEQLDTPETIVLNPATDYVRKFTKDVPREKVLKIQAVMDPVDPTEELSDLRVSKDAIIATVAEAVLSQHMGVGVVDAQGTLVGSVHPSHVLKILFGDTGRQPT; encoded by the coding sequence ATGCAGGACACATCCAATATAAAAAGGCGGGCTTTGCCTCTGCAAGAGGAGGCCAAGGATTCAGCCGGAGTTGCGGTGCGGTGTGAGGGTGTCTTCAAGGTCTTCGGCAAGAACGCCGCCAAGCTGATAGGGCAAGCCAAAGGCAATATCGACGCCGAGACGGCACAGGCCGTAGGTTGTGTCGTTGGCGTCAACAACGCTACGTTCGACGTCTTTGAAGGGGAGTTGTTGGTGATCATGGGCCTGTCGGGGTCTGGCAAATCAACTCTCCTGCGCTGCATTTCCCGGCTAACCAGGGCGACCGCCGGCAAGATTATCGTTGACGGGCAAGACCTGCTGTCGATGACCTCTAAGCAATTGATCGAACTGCGGCGCAACAAGATGGGCATGGTGTTTCAGAATTTCGGATTGCTACCTCACAAGACTGTTCTTGAGAACATCGCCTTTCCATTGCAGGTGAAGGGCAAGACGACAAAGGCCAGCATTACGCGGGCGATGGAGATGGTGCAGCTGGTCGGGCTGCATGGGCGCGAAAACTATTTCCCCCGGCAACTCTCAGGCGGCCAGCAACAGCGCGTCGGCATTGCCCGGTCCCTTGCCATCGAGCCTGACATCTGGTTTCTGGATGAACCTTTCTCGGCTCTTGATCCGCTGATCAGGAAGGAAATGCAGGACGAGTTTTTGAGACTCCAGCAAGTGCTAAGTAAGACAATCCTCTTTGTAACGCATGATTTTGACGAAGCGCTTCGTTTGGCAGACCGGATCGCGATCATGAAACATGGCGTGATTGAGCAACTTGATACGCCGGAAACCATCGTTCTTAACCCTGCAACTGACTATGTGCGCAAATTCACAAAAGATGTTCCGCGCGAAAAGGTACTAAAAATTCAGGCTGTCATGGACCCCGTCGATCCAACCGAAGAGCTGAGCGATCTGAGAGTTTCTAAAGACGCGATCATCGCGACTGTCGCCGAGGCCGTGCTAAGCCAGCACATGGGCGTCGGGGTGGTCGACGCCCAAGGCACATTGGTAGGTTCAGTGCATCCGTCTCATGTACTCAAAATCCTGTTCGGTGATACGGGCAGGCAGCCGACATGA
- a CDS encoding ABC transporter permease, whose protein sequence is MKSKGAFSSIPKLTKPVQFALLLAVFTALCALIAPSETNPLWRLPPLLKQLPYLINDGVRFVMFEWWPIDVYDPVIDEYEPKPLFRELTRAISTGILFVINAVREVLLGGVKTIVAFTSWDFVKENPWAVWPALPWTVVVGWVVFLGYKLQGLGLAVLAGVTTVFISIFGQWEPSMQTLSFVLITAPVAALLGLALGAWSYKSRMVEAAVNPFLNVAQTMPHYSYLVPVIVLFGVGDHAAAIATIVFATPPMVRLTLLGLKNVPDEVVEAGLMTGCSNSQLMLKVMIPAAKRDVLLGVNQVVMQCLAMTVIASFVGAQGLGSNLMIALNSLKIGTGIEIGICIVLLAVLLDKLSLSWANLQTDYFAEQTFLQRHSNALILLAILVAGSALAYLGKFIFDQDFNYLYQIPHNKGLTTEPFWQAVVDWIWDTFFGPLNAFNKFVISFVLVPMRDAYLAMPVIATFVLVVGVALILAGIRSAVIVCFYLLFIAFSEYWDRALITAYMASLAVVISGVLGVTVGTLCAQNEHASRATLLVCDFFQTFPSFIYLIPVILLFGITDTSVIIAAIIYATVPATRFTVEGLRSIPPVLQDAGSMSGVSRIQRLVSIDFPVAFPHIMLGISQTVVFALFMVIIGAFIGTTDLGQLILKAISDPQGTGIGLTLGLCVAFMGLAVDQIVRTWAARKKALLGLD, encoded by the coding sequence ATGAAATCCAAAGGCGCGTTTTCATCCATCCCAAAACTTACCAAGCCCGTTCAATTCGCGCTGCTTTTGGCCGTCTTTACGGCGCTGTGCGCGCTGATCGCGCCGTCCGAGACCAATCCGCTGTGGCGCTTGCCCCCGTTGCTGAAGCAATTGCCTTATCTCATCAATGACGGCGTCCGGTTTGTGATGTTCGAATGGTGGCCAATCGACGTCTATGACCCTGTCATTGATGAGTACGAACCAAAGCCGCTTTTCCGTGAGCTGACGCGGGCGATCTCGACAGGAATCCTATTTGTCATCAACGCCGTGCGTGAGGTTTTGCTGGGTGGCGTAAAAACTATCGTCGCCTTTACAAGCTGGGATTTTGTCAAGGAAAACCCCTGGGCCGTCTGGCCTGCGCTGCCTTGGACGGTCGTGGTGGGTTGGGTGGTTTTTCTAGGCTACAAACTTCAAGGTCTGGGCTTGGCTGTTTTGGCTGGAGTCACCACGGTCTTTATCTCCATATTTGGACAGTGGGAGCCATCGATGCAGACCCTGTCATTCGTCTTGATCACTGCGCCGGTCGCGGCCCTTTTGGGCTTGGCGTTGGGTGCTTGGAGCTACAAAAGCCGCATGGTCGAGGCAGCGGTCAACCCGTTCCTAAACGTTGCGCAGACGATGCCGCACTATTCCTATCTGGTCCCTGTAATCGTGTTGTTCGGTGTAGGCGATCACGCGGCCGCCATCGCCACGATTGTCTTTGCGACACCGCCGATGGTGCGTCTGACTTTACTGGGATTGAAGAATGTGCCCGATGAGGTAGTTGAGGCCGGATTGATGACCGGGTGTAGCAATTCACAGCTGATGCTGAAAGTTATGATCCCCGCAGCGAAACGCGACGTGTTGTTGGGCGTCAACCAAGTAGTCATGCAATGTCTGGCGATGACGGTGATCGCGTCCTTTGTAGGCGCGCAAGGCCTTGGCTCAAATCTGATGATAGCGCTGAATTCGCTGAAGATCGGAACTGGTATAGAGATCGGTATCTGCATTGTGTTGCTCGCCGTGCTTCTGGACAAACTGTCACTATCTTGGGCCAACCTGCAAACTGATTATTTTGCAGAGCAGACATTTCTTCAACGACACTCAAACGCGCTTATCCTGCTGGCCATTTTGGTTGCCGGGTCCGCGCTGGCCTATCTCGGGAAATTCATATTCGATCAGGATTTCAACTATCTCTATCAGATCCCCCACAATAAGGGCCTGACGACCGAGCCGTTCTGGCAGGCCGTGGTCGACTGGATCTGGGATACGTTCTTCGGGCCGCTCAACGCCTTTAACAAGTTTGTAATATCCTTCGTTTTGGTCCCAATGCGGGACGCTTATTTGGCGATGCCGGTGATCGCCACCTTCGTGCTTGTAGTGGGGGTCGCCCTTATTCTGGCAGGCATCCGCTCAGCCGTGATCGTGTGCTTCTACCTGCTGTTTATCGCGTTTTCGGAATACTGGGACCGGGCGCTGATCACGGCTTACATGGCATCGCTCGCGGTGGTCATTTCGGGCGTTCTAGGTGTCACGGTCGGAACGCTATGCGCTCAGAATGAGCATGCCAGCCGCGCCACCCTGCTGGTGTGCGATTTCTTTCAAACATTCCCGTCATTCATCTATCTGATTCCTGTGATCCTGCTGTTCGGCATCACTGACACGTCGGTTATCATTGCGGCCATTATTTATGCCACGGTGCCCGCGACACGGTTCACGGTGGAAGGGTTGCGCAGCATTCCCCCAGTCCTGCAAGATGCTGGATCGATGTCCGGAGTTTCACGTATCCAGCGGCTGGTCTCGATCGACTTTCCGGTGGCGTTTCCACACATCATGCTGGGGATCAGTCAGACGGTGGTGTTCGCGCTCTTTATGGTCATCATCGGTGCCTTCATCGGCACCACCGATCTGGGACAGCTGATCCTAAAAGCAATATCGGATCCGCAGGGCACCGGGATAGGCCTGACTTTGGGACTGTGCGTGGCGTTCATGGGGTTGGCTGTCGATCAGATTGTCCGGACCTGGGCGGCGCGCAAAAAGGCGCTGCTGGGTTTGGATTAG
- a CDS encoding DeoR/GlpR family DNA-binding transcription regulator, whose product MSKHEQDILNTVNLRGTVTVVELAQILHVSDQTIRRIVKPMEARGDLRKVHGALVSTQNPTDPPFLLRMNRNRSAKVAIANRIANLIENGSSLAIDTGSTSGFVAQALRAKKNLSVVTNSAYIASTLSMIEGNRVFMAGTQLRNHDGAAFDKAAFDVIASLSVDYAVVSSSGVDPAMGFLGYDQCEVDIARAMIDISRITVMAVDKSKYMLDGSLPPLRLPRLRPDDIIVCDADPGSRFAQLFESKQLLVAGGASSHLCKAQNHRRN is encoded by the coding sequence ATGTCCAAGCACGAACAGGATATCCTGAACACCGTCAATTTGCGTGGCACCGTGACCGTCGTCGAATTGGCGCAGATCCTACACGTCTCAGATCAGACTATCCGCAGGATCGTCAAGCCAATGGAGGCGCGAGGGGATCTCAGGAAGGTTCACGGGGCCCTGGTCAGCACCCAGAACCCGACCGATCCGCCATTTCTGCTACGCATGAATAGGAATCGCAGCGCCAAAGTCGCCATCGCAAACCGCATTGCGAACCTCATCGAAAACGGAAGTTCTCTTGCTATTGATACCGGGTCGACATCTGGCTTCGTCGCGCAGGCGCTGCGGGCCAAGAAGAACCTCAGCGTTGTGACTAATTCAGCGTACATTGCCAGCACCCTGTCCATGATCGAGGGCAATCGGGTGTTCATGGCAGGAACGCAGTTGCGCAATCACGACGGAGCTGCTTTCGACAAGGCCGCCTTCGATGTGATCGCCAGCCTGTCGGTGGATTATGCCGTCGTTTCATCGTCTGGAGTGGATCCCGCAATGGGATTCCTAGGCTATGATCAATGCGAAGTGGATATCGCGCGGGCAATGATCGACATATCCCGTATTACGGTGATGGCGGTCGACAAGTCCAAATATATGCTAGATGGATCATTGCCGCCTCTGCGCTTGCCACGACTAAGACCCGACGACATCATCGTGTGCGACGCCGATCCCGGCAGCCGTTTTGCTCAGCTTTTTGAAAGCAAGCAGTTGCTGGTTGCCGGAGGCGCCTCATCGCACCTATGCAAAGCTCAGAATCATCGCCGGAATTAG
- a CDS encoding MBL fold metallo-hydrolase, with the protein MTLLRLKPDAPWFSTTEVTDNIQCLSEPYVIKFMQSNIWFLRGRDADLLVDTGNGIVPLLPELSVEDLTRLIVVATHAHADHVGGLVEFPGIWCNTNIVEALKTADPNETLAGPGYALDDISAMIVPAPNLSGPLVTMQPNKFDPAQFGPQPATVSRALVEGDTISLGDRIFDVLEVPGHSPACIALYDAQNRLLITGDAIYDGMLVDGLFHSNRATYRRSLKRLLTLPVDLALGGHGQPMTGDRMRHLIQVYLAG; encoded by the coding sequence ATGACTCTACTCCGCTTAAAGCCGGATGCTCCCTGGTTTTCGACTACGGAGGTCACCGACAACATCCAATGCCTCTCCGAACCTTACGTTATTAAATTCATGCAATCGAACATCTGGTTCCTACGGGGGCGTGACGCCGATCTGTTGGTCGACACCGGCAATGGTATCGTACCACTTCTTCCAGAACTATCTGTAGAAGATCTGACGCGCCTCATCGTTGTGGCGACCCATGCGCATGCTGATCACGTCGGCGGATTAGTGGAATTTCCCGGCATCTGGTGCAATACAAATATCGTGGAGGCACTGAAAACGGCGGACCCAAACGAGACTTTGGCGGGACCCGGATATGCGCTGGACGATATCAGCGCAATGATCGTACCGGCCCCCAACCTGTCCGGGCCGTTGGTTACCATGCAGCCCAACAAGTTTGATCCTGCACAATTCGGGCCGCAGCCCGCGACAGTAAGCCGGGCATTGGTCGAAGGCGATACGATCAGCTTAGGTGATCGGATATTTGACGTGTTGGAGGTTCCGGGGCACTCCCCAGCCTGCATCGCTCTTTATGATGCGCAAAACAGGCTTCTGATAACGGGGGACGCTATCTATGACGGTATGTTGGTCGATGGGCTATTTCACTCTAATCGCGCCACCTATCGGCGGAGTTTGAAACGATTGCTGACCCTGCCGGTGGATCTTGCGCTTGGCGGTCACGGACAACCGATGACGGGCGACCGTATGCGGCATCTGATTCAAGTCTATTTGGCTGGTTGA
- a CDS encoding amino acid ABC transporter permease, with protein sequence MFDFQLFLNALVTPALLWGAGVAVLLSALVFAVSFLLCLPMALWLDAPQAPLRIFARSYTWIFRAAPLLLILLLVWNGLPQIIPALIRSDWYSPFVAAFLAMSLVTVAYMAEIMRGALRSVGSGQKDAARALGLRPFLSFFLVVLPQALRVAAPVLMNELISLVKLTSLAYIISLREIMAVVNDAIASTFRFVEWYSAALVYYIGIVSILMLVQMLVEGRRADYLAGRLS encoded by the coding sequence ATGTTTGACTTCCAGCTCTTTCTAAACGCCTTGGTCACCCCGGCGCTTCTGTGGGGAGCTGGAGTCGCAGTGTTGCTCTCGGCGCTTGTTTTCGCGGTTTCGTTTCTACTATGCCTTCCGATGGCGCTCTGGCTGGATGCGCCGCAAGCCCCACTTCGCATATTTGCACGCAGTTACACGTGGATTTTTCGCGCCGCGCCATTGCTGTTGATCCTCCTGCTTGTCTGGAACGGTCTGCCGCAGATCATCCCCGCGCTGATCCGATCCGACTGGTATTCCCCCTTCGTTGCGGCTTTTTTGGCGATGTCCCTCGTGACGGTGGCCTACATGGCAGAAATCATGCGCGGTGCCCTTCGCTCCGTGGGGTCGGGACAAAAGGATGCGGCCCGTGCGCTTGGCCTTCGGCCATTTCTAAGTTTTTTTCTGGTAGTTCTTCCTCAGGCGCTACGCGTGGCAGCACCTGTGTTGATGAACGAATTGATAAGCTTGGTGAAGCTGACGTCGCTTGCATACATAATCTCGCTACGTGAGATCATGGCAGTGGTAAATGATGCAATCGCGAGCACCTTTCGCTTCGTCGAGTGGTATTCTGCTGCTCTGGTCTATTACATCGGAATTGTATCAATCCTGATGCTGGTGCAGATGTTAGTCGAGGGGCGGCGGGCGGATTATCTAGCTGGGCGCCTATCCTGA
- a CDS encoding ABC transporter substrate-binding protein, giving the protein MLQLSLASAAILAALSCVASAQTSAPNFVENGELVVCTTASFPPLTYRADPGDTAPIGIDIDVATELARRFDATPKYQTTDFSGLLPSLSAGRCDLIISGIYINTERRKTFSGISYMQSTTAIITAATNTDITSPEDLSGKVIALESGAYYNEEQIVPLNAELEAAGKPAIQVRDYPTPQEATQQVMIGRVDATMSEGTEAAYRMAQAPGKLRVAYVYPSAFTYGIYIQPDEANTQAVVSALKEMKSEGFFITLAEKYGLNPTIFDVDYDS; this is encoded by the coding sequence ATGCTTCAACTATCCTTGGCCTCCGCTGCAATCCTTGCCGCGTTGAGCTGTGTCGCGTCGGCACAGACGAGCGCACCAAATTTCGTCGAAAACGGAGAATTAGTGGTTTGTACCACTGCGAGTTTTCCTCCGCTGACCTATCGGGCCGACCCGGGTGACACAGCGCCTATAGGCATTGACATCGACGTGGCAACGGAACTGGCCCGTCGGTTCGACGCAACGCCAAAGTATCAAACAACCGACTTTTCAGGTTTGCTTCCGTCACTTTCGGCAGGACGGTGCGATCTCATCATCAGCGGCATCTATATCAATACCGAACGGCGCAAGACCTTCTCTGGCATTTCGTATATGCAGTCGACCACAGCGATTATAACGGCCGCCACCAACACGGACATCACATCGCCCGAAGATTTGAGTGGCAAGGTTATCGCGCTAGAAAGCGGCGCATATTATAATGAAGAACAGATCGTGCCGCTGAATGCCGAGCTCGAGGCCGCGGGCAAGCCCGCGATCCAAGTGCGCGATTATCCAACGCCCCAAGAAGCCACGCAGCAGGTGATGATCGGGCGGGTCGACGCTACGATGTCTGAGGGAACCGAGGCTGCGTACCGGATGGCCCAGGCGCCGGGCAAGTTGCGGGTCGCCTACGTCTATCCATCGGCGTTCACGTATGGCATCTATATTCAACCCGACGAGGCGAATACGCAGGCAGTTGTTTCTGCGTTGAAAGAAATGAAGTCCGAAGGGTTTTTTATAACACTTGCCGAGAAATATGGACTTAACCCGACCATTTTCGATGTCGACTACGACTCCTGA
- a CDS encoding GYD domain-containing protein has protein sequence MPLFISLMRLTQRGLDSLKESPARRETSERRVAALGGRSISFHATLGPYDFVQLFEMPDSASMLQYALLARQDGFVDPIILPAFDSTNYDAIVTGAIAQLSQET, from the coding sequence ATGCCATTGTTTATCTCTCTTATGCGCCTCACCCAACGCGGCTTGGATTCGCTTAAGGAAAGCCCGGCCAGACGCGAAACAAGCGAACGTCGAGTTGCGGCACTCGGAGGGCGGTCGATATCGTTTCACGCGACGCTCGGTCCTTACGATTTTGTTCAACTGTTCGAGATGCCAGACTCTGCGTCCATGCTGCAATACGCCTTACTCGCCCGGCAGGATGGATTTGTGGATCCGATCATCTTGCCCGCATTCGACTCCACCAACTACGATGCCATCGTGACCGGTGCCATCGCCCAACTTTCACAGGAGACTTGA
- a CDS encoding cysteine hydrolase family protein: MAIDLQHDFVSAQGYFAKLGYDPDILRAVIPNVNRLSKAMRRAGGLIVHTRQGYRADKADMTPYEVWRRERNGLAGTQVMLRGQPGFEIDSGVNVEPTDVLIDKTANGSFTHTDLEHVLGAHGITHLILAGVTTEVCVHTTLREACDRNYQCLTVSDACASGDADMHKAAIRMVTVENGIFGVVATTDAVVAGFDNLAKNCDPCQDRTEKT; this comes from the coding sequence TTGGCGATCGATTTGCAGCATGATTTCGTCTCGGCGCAAGGATATTTCGCAAAGCTGGGTTATGATCCAGATATCTTGCGCGCAGTAATTCCCAACGTGAACCGATTGAGCAAAGCAATGCGTCGAGCAGGGGGGCTGATCGTCCATACACGGCAAGGATATCGCGCGGACAAAGCCGATATGACACCGTACGAGGTCTGGCGGCGCGAACGTAACGGTTTAGCCGGAACACAAGTGATGCTGCGCGGCCAGCCCGGCTTTGAAATCGACAGCGGAGTGAACGTGGAGCCGACCGACGTTCTCATCGACAAAACCGCCAATGGATCATTCACGCACACCGATCTGGAGCATGTGTTGGGCGCGCACGGGATCACTCACCTGATCCTTGCAGGTGTCACTACCGAGGTTTGCGTTCACACCACCCTTCGCGAAGCCTGCGACCGCAACTATCAATGCCTTACAGTATCGGATGCCTGTGCCAGCGGAGATGCCGACATGCACAAGGCTGCGATAAGGATGGTGACTGTCGAGAATGGCATCTTTGGCGTTGTCGCCACCACAGATGCCGTGGTCGCCGGTTTCGATAACCTGGCCAAGAACTGTGACCCTTGCCAAGACAGAACAGAGAAGACCTGA
- a CDS encoding LysR substrate-binding domain-containing protein → MKPGSFRYLPFLRCFEAVARCGSLRTASRELGLSPGAVSLQLKKLSNASGLDLFMRDGRRLVLTADGQAFYGVVRRSLVDLELGIFGDKRESEPPSRLALSVPPSLGTAWLCSALIDFCRAHSIANVKISSDTRASTLDWTDLDMAIVYDHPPFENLWWSLLREVNLRTVCAPCALPTMDGQDDRRSLRGHTLLHEDDGQEWLRWSQTAGVSLDGVSNVFLPSIGQAVTSALNGQGLALVSDALVGGDLRSGRLVQPFNMSIPGSRAYYFVSQPSKINNWFHEKIRAEVLRMLPPDMG, encoded by the coding sequence TTGAAACCTGGTTCCTTCCGTTACCTTCCCTTTCTGCGCTGTTTCGAAGCGGTCGCGCGATGCGGCTCGTTGCGCACTGCCTCTCGCGAACTTGGCCTGTCACCCGGCGCGGTATCGCTGCAATTAAAGAAGCTTTCGAACGCCTCAGGCCTCGATCTGTTCATGCGCGACGGGAGGCGCCTTGTTCTTACCGCTGACGGTCAGGCCTTCTACGGTGTCGTGCGCCGATCGCTTGTCGACTTGGAGCTAGGCATTTTCGGAGATAAACGCGAGTCAGAGCCGCCGAGTCGGCTTGCTTTGTCGGTGCCCCCCTCGCTGGGTACAGCTTGGCTTTGCTCTGCGTTGATCGATTTCTGCCGAGCCCACTCGATCGCGAATGTCAAAATTTCGTCGGATACGCGCGCGTCTACCCTGGACTGGACCGATCTCGACATGGCCATCGTCTATGATCATCCGCCTTTCGAAAACCTCTGGTGGAGCCTGCTGCGCGAGGTAAATCTGCGCACAGTTTGTGCGCCCTGCGCATTGCCAACGATGGACGGCCAGGACGATAGAAGATCCTTGCGCGGGCATACGCTGTTGCATGAAGATGACGGTCAGGAATGGTTGCGTTGGAGCCAAACCGCAGGTGTTTCACTGGACGGGGTCTCAAACGTTTTTCTTCCGTCAATCGGACAAGCGGTAACAAGCGCTTTGAACGGTCAAGGATTGGCCCTCGTGTCGGACGCCCTAGTCGGCGGTGATCTCCGTAGCGGCCGTCTGGTACAACCATTTAACATGAGTATCCCAGGCTCTCGAGCTTACTATTTTGTCTCCCAACCATCAAAAATAAATAACTGGTTTCATGAGAAAATACGCGCAGAAGTCTTGCGTATGCTCCCTCCGGATATGGGGTGA
- a CDS encoding amino acid ABC transporter substrate-binding protein, which yields MKKHILLTLVVSAAVATGVTDAEAGATLDKVKERGELVCGVSQGSAGLSLPDSNGAWSGLDVDYCRAVAAAAIGDPAKVRFVPLSSAQRFQVLEAGDIDVLSRNTTKTSTRDGTLPVLFVDTIFYDGQAFMVPKSLGITASNELDGATVCVQPGTVNEQNLVDYFAANSMTFKSVVIESLPELESAFYAGRCDVYLSDASTLSASRATRAEIPADFMILPERITKSPLAPVVRSDDVEWYKLAAWTRNILVEAEELGITQANVEEMEQSPNPAIQRLLGVQEGIGKSFGLDDDWAARVISAVGNYGEVYDRNLGPDTPLQLERGLNALWTDGGLMYSSPVQ from the coding sequence TTGAAAAAGCACATCTTACTTACACTTGTGGTCTCTGCAGCCGTAGCAACGGGTGTAACGGACGCTGAGGCTGGCGCGACACTAGATAAGGTCAAGGAGCGCGGAGAGTTGGTCTGCGGTGTGAGCCAAGGCTCTGCTGGGCTGTCGCTCCCTGATTCCAATGGAGCTTGGTCCGGTCTCGACGTGGACTATTGCCGAGCGGTAGCTGCTGCCGCCATCGGCGATCCGGCCAAGGTCCGCTTTGTGCCGCTCAGTTCGGCGCAGCGTTTTCAGGTCTTGGAGGCTGGCGATATTGATGTTCTGTCTCGCAACACCACCAAAACCTCGACCCGCGACGGCACACTGCCGGTCCTATTCGTCGACACGATCTTCTACGACGGACAGGCTTTTATGGTGCCAAAATCACTGGGCATTACCGCTTCAAACGAATTAGACGGTGCCACGGTTTGCGTTCAGCCCGGCACGGTGAACGAACAAAACCTAGTCGACTATTTCGCCGCAAACAGCATGACCTTTAAATCGGTCGTTATCGAAAGCCTGCCTGAACTAGAGTCGGCCTTTTACGCTGGGCGATGCGACGTCTACCTGTCGGATGCATCTACCCTGTCGGCCAGCCGCGCGACGCGCGCCGAGATTCCGGCAGACTTCATGATCCTGCCTGAACGCATCACCAAATCGCCCCTTGCGCCAGTGGTGCGCAGCGACGATGTTGAATGGTACAAACTAGCCGCTTGGACTCGCAACATACTAGTCGAGGCAGAAGAATTGGGCATTACCCAAGCGAATGTCGAAGAGATGGAGCAATCTCCAAACCCCGCCATCCAGCGTCTTCTGGGTGTGCAGGAAGGGATAGGCAAGTCATTCGGGCTGGACGATGATTGGGCGGCGCGGGTCATCTCCGCGGTCGGCAATTATGGCGAAGTCTATGATCGCAATCTCGGCCCCGATACGCCCTTACAGCTAGAGCGTGGCCTGAACGCGCTTTGGACAGATGGTGGTTTAATGTATTCGTCGCCCGTGCAGTGA